One Streptomyces sp. 840.1 genomic window, CGAGGCTGAGAAGCTGGACGCCAGCGCCCGGCCCCGTACGGATGAGAAGAGGACGAAGCAGCGATGAGCCCCGCCGAAGACGATCCGCAGCGCATCCTGATCGTCGACGACGAGCCCGCCGTGCGCGAGGCCCTGCAACGCAGTCTCGCGTTCGAGGGGTACGGCACCGAGGTCGCCGTCGACGGTCTCGACGCCCTCACCAAGGCGGAGTCGTACGCCCCCGACCTCATCGTCCTCGACATCCAGATGCCCCGGATGGACGGGCTGACCGCCGCCCGCCGCATCCGGGCCACCGGCACCACCACGCCCATCCTGATGCTCACCGCCCGCGACACCGTCGGGGACCGGGTCACCGGGCTCGACGCGGGCGCCGACGACTACCTCGTCAAGCCCTTCGAGCTGGACGAGCTGTTCGCCCGCATCCGGGCCCTGCTGCGCCGCAGTTCGTACGCGGCCACTTCGGGCGCCGAGCTCCCCGACAACAACGTGCTGGCCTTCGCCGACCTCCGGATGGACCTCGCGA contains:
- a CDS encoding response regulator transcription factor, translating into MSPAEDDPQRILIVDDEPAVREALQRSLAFEGYGTEVAVDGLDALTKAESYAPDLIVLDIQMPRMDGLTAARRIRATGTTTPILMLTARDTVGDRVTGLDAGADDYLVKPFELDELFARIRALLRRSSYAATSGAELPDNNVLAFADLRMDLATREVHRGTRLVELTRTEFTLLEMFLAHPRQVLTREQILKAVWGFDFEPSSNSLDVYVMYLRRKTEAGGEPRLVHTVRGVGYALRAGGGEA